In Papaver somniferum cultivar HN1 chromosome 9, ASM357369v1, whole genome shotgun sequence, the genomic stretch TGTTTACCAAATGAATTGCTTTAAGTTGCCTGTAAAGATTTGTAATAAACTAACAAAGTTGCAGAGAGATTACTGGTGGGAAAGGATGAAAATGGGTTAAATGAGAAAGGTAAGAAGGGTGTTTTTTAAAAAACTGGTATTCTATTAGTAGATCTCTTGAGGAAGGGGGGCTAGGGATAAAACATGTGCAGAAATTTAATTTAGCTATGATTTCTAAGATGGAAGGGATATTGCAAGAGAATCCTGATTCTCTTTGTGCCTCCGTTCTCAAAGCAAAATATTACCCTAATAATGATATTCTCCATATAAATAATACCCCTAATAGAAATGATAGttggatttggaaaggcatgtTAACTGGcattaatcaaataaaaaaatattgctTCTAGGAAGTTGGGAATGGCTCTAGTATTGACATTTGTGATGATTTATGGATCCCAGAAACGGAGCCTCCCCTTCGGAAACCAGAAATACAAATTCAGGGATTAAATAAGGTTAGCGACTTGTTCACTCCTCACAAAACTTGAGATATTGAAAAATTGGTAACATGTTTTGATAGTCAAACTGTAGAGAAAGTTAGGAATATAAGAATTTTTGCAGATGACAAAGCAGGTATACCTCACTGGACTCTAAGCAAAAAAGGTACGTTCACTGTGAACTCTTTATATAGTCATATAAACTCTGATGATACTACGAACATCTACTGGGAAAAGATTTGGCAGATGGAAACATCACCATCTGTTAAGAATTTTATTTGGAAAGCAGCTCACGCCATACTTCCCAATAGTATGAGGGTGGCAGTTGTCATCCCAAATATAAACACGAAGTGCAATTTATGTAATGATGGTGAAGAAACACTCACCCATTTGTTTCTGCAATGTAATTATGCTCAATAAGTTTAGATGCATTTTAACTATGACATGCAATATGTTACAAATGGAACAGAAAATTTTCATGATTGGTTAAACAACTGTTTTGAAAATCCCGATAGAGGAGGGTATGATATTGATTGGCACGTCTTGTGCAGTGTTATCATTTGGCATATACGGAAGGCTAGGTGTGATATTACCTtccaaaagaaaatccaaaaCAGTGCCATTACTGCAAACAACATAATTAAATTCATCAATGGATATAAGTCTGTAAATCAAACATGTTATAATGTTATGCAATCACTGTATTACAACCCTAAGAATGACGAGTTGCTTAAGGTCAATAATGATCAATTGAATGAGTCTGCAGGATCCATGAACCTGAAAATTAATATTGCACTAACAATGATGAAATCTGTAGCTAAGGCTGGAATTGGTCTAACTTTGTTTGATCATACATGGAGAATTAAAGAAGCCAGAGGACTACACGTAGACTGTTCTGCCAGAGATGAGCTAGAATAGTTGGAGCGGATGCGGCTTTCTGATGGGCAACAGAATGGAGTGGTCACAACATCTCTTTCATAAGTGATTCTCAGCCAATTCTATTGCTGTTAATTGGAAAGTATGCCGAAGCTAGACaacaaagatacaagatcagTACGGACTTTGGCAACAACACCAAATTTGATATAAATTTTATAGTTAAGGACTTCAATTTAGTTGTGCGATCCCAAATTATCTGGGCAGCTAAGATAGCCGTGTTTTGTAACAAATATGCTATTAAGCACAACTGGCTAGACCAAATCCTATGGGCTATTTTAACCTTTTTAAACATCCAAAATTGGAATGAAGATGTAATGATTTACCGTAACTCTCCATACGGAAGATACGGTTCTTTTCTGTCAATACAATGAGGATTTCCTCTTTttcgaaaataaaaaataaaactcacACAACAAATCTATTGATATAGGTTGTCATCAACCCTTCATCCATTGTAGatatgaaattttcaaaaaccgaAAGAAATTATTTTTAGATTGTATGTATTTTCAATCATTGACATATATCATTATAACCGGGACCTCCATAATAAAAAGTATAACCATTTGTATCGTAATTTCCGTTGTCAATTTTCAAATCATAACAGTTTGGATTCATGATGTATGTTTTAACATTTTCAGGGTCCTTCATCATGTTAGTTTCATCAACTACTTGAACCCAATTAAAATAACTCGATGTTTTCAAACCACCCTCAGAAGGGAAATGACCGCTACCCATTTGAGTCGAAGTATGTCGTTCTTCATTCCTATCAATGATTTGTCCACCCCAATCTACTCTTGTTGCTTCCTTTGATAATCCATCGAAAAGAGAACTTGGATAATAACCGGTCGGAATACCTTGTAATTGCACCCACCAATGTCCACTACTTTGGTCCTACCAAATTAGTCAATGTTTATGTTTAGATCAAAGTTGATAATGAGTATGAAAATTTAATCACTTATGTATCCTTACCTTGTGAATACTGAATGTGACATCTTTTTGGCTCCCATTGAAAGTGGACACATCACTAAAACTGCAACCAACAGAGACATTTGACGTTGTGTGCACAAAACCATCACAAAGGAGGTTGTAGCACCCCGTACCCGTGTATTCGTCCGCCTAACAAGAAAAAATAATGAAAttgtttgatttacttgaatcttGACTAAATAATGGCAACTCAAGACATCTTCATCACAAGGCCATTAAATATAATAAAAAGGGAAATAATGCTAACTGTCCAAAGTACAAAAAATCTGGTTCGATCATCACCATATAGGTTTCGGCACACCTAATTAAAAATGAATTCGGAAATTTAGTTATACATTACAAGAGGATAGAAATTTGTTTACATATAACTTCGGACGAATAACTTACCTCCCATCCAACTTCAATAGTATTGGTATCTTTTTCTTCGTTTACAACCCAAATTTAGGATATACTtaatcatttttttcaacatatgGATTCCAAAGATTCATCTTTGCTTGTGCTCCTAGAAAATTACCTACCACTTTAATTGTCGCGTACTGTAAAAGATACATATTTTGATCACTATAATAATATATTTTCACGTATGGAAAATAAATTAACAATAACGATGAAATTAAACTAATAATAACAATGATATGTGATTATATATACCTCATGGACCCCAGAATCTTCCGTAGAGTCGTCTGCAGTGTCGTTTGAGCGCGATGTAACAGAACTCTTATAAGGTGATAATCTTGGATAATTATGTTTACGCAAAAGTGCGGGATTGTAATTTTTTCCTTTCCTCCGAATAGGGATAGTTCCTGCCGgacatgatccatacttatgccaAGTTTGTGTAAGTTGAAGTGTCCCAAGATTATCCATTTTCATTCCTTTTGGGTACGAACTTGGTCGCATCTGTTTCATAACAAAAAAGCTCAAGTAATTTCTTAGGCGTTTAAAAACATATATATTATCAGGAAAAAATGTAAAAACGTGTACTAACCTGTATTGTATGATTATGAAGCAAGGGATGATTAAGACTAGGTTATCTGTAAATATCATAACAATCGATGATCTCATCGTTTTCAACCTAcaagacaaaaaaacaacaagataaaTACGTCAAGAATCATGAAATTAAACGTATGAATCAACGTAAAGACAATACTTCACCTTAATGGTTTTTATTATTGCTTTGTTCACTGCTTTCATAATCACCGTTCTTCCTTCGACTAATCCTTCATTAACAAATATTGTTAATATGGGAAGCCAACGTGTTAGGTCGACGATTTTAAACATTATTAACCAGTAAAGTACAGGAATGCAATATGGTTGATGAAGAAGATTGTGTGTGAATATATTATTCCTCTAAATCCCTACATTCCACTTCAAATGAGGTTTTTTTAGTAAAAAATGTACCAAATTTATTTCATATCTTTCCTTAAAAGAGTTCATAATCATCAAAGAGGAACTAAAAACGAGTCTATATTATGGAAATAATCGGGACTTAAAGAGTATATAATAAGCAATTAATTCTGGATTGAGGGAGTATAtcatatttgatttccttttgcGTATGAATTCTTATTTTATTGGCTTTTATATATTCGGTATAAACATCCACcgatttttttttgctagaaaaggAAGATATATTGATATAGAAAAACATTACATGAGGTTTAGGCCAAATGGAGGATTCATGTCCAACCATTCTCCTGAAACATTGAATCTTCTACTATATTTTGCTGCTTTATCAGCCCAACTATTAAAATTTCTATGAACATACTCTGTTTTGACATAAGTAaaatgataagcacgaaagtgcgacgcattttaacccataaatacattggctaggactcattatttctctaataaacttgctttaagtcttttcaaggaaataagctcttatggagaaagttgcttgaAAAGTGGTTTTTACACcccagaggacacgtgttattcagactctcactattggttaaggggtactcaattactaaggggcaccttctttactattcaaCACCTATTTCTAAAGGGACACCGAaaatggataaggggaggtcatcttcaaccttttgaatctttgaaatttggcgggaaaatggcaacataattagggtttcagttttaGAGGTGTTTGGTTGAGACTAAatagctgaaatcaaatgggtttgctcCTAGAACCTAAACAGGGACGGTAATGTGCTCTGAATCAGTTAATTTAGGCTGGATAATCACGGATTGATGTAAACAaggaagaacagttttggcgggaaagtataACTCTCACCTGCGTATTATTTTGGATTGATGCCTGTAGAGATTTGCTCAGATTTGTTGCCGTGTTTGGATAGATTTGAGACAGTTAGAGTTAAACAGGGGAGGTATATGTTCCATGCACATAAAAAAGGAAGGATTTTCTCATGATTTgataaacagggaaagtgttaAATGCTCGAGAGATACTCGATAGTCTGGCAGTGATTTGAGAGATTTTGTCGTGAAGATTCTCTGATATTTGTTTGGAAATATCCTGTTACACTTAAATAGGATTGGTGGGTGCATTAATATGGGAAACAATGGGCTGTGTACGTGGATTTTAAAAAACAGAGTTTGAAGATATACAGAGACTCTGTTTGTGTTATCTTAGAAGATACGTGCTGATTTGGAGGATATTTGTAGTGGGAGTATATTCTGAGTTGATTAGAAGAGTTTGGAAAGATTTTCGAGCAAGAAAGAAGACGCGTAATGGAAACAAATATCTCGGGTTATCTGTTATTTCTCCACGAGATGGTTGAGCTGTTTTTGGGAGTTGCATGAGGTGAAAGAATGTTTGAATCTATCTAGTACGTGTTGGCAACAAGTTTGGAGTATGAAAACCACGAGCAGAGGCGTGAGAATGGAGAGAAGAAAAATATAAGGGAATAATATCTCGGAAAAATGGAGAGAGTGATTgcggaagattttggagttattgtTGATTATTTGGAGGTTGTCGGGCATAAATAGTCTTCTGGGGCAGTGAAAAAGGGcatcgagtgattggggaggctacagagtcgagagaattgctacagagaaatctgcagcagcagcagaaaaacagtgaaaAACGAAGAACAGgcttgcaaagacagtcgttttccaacagtgacaacgacacttagccgtgggtcgtatatctgacacatagtgacagtcgtagaagctacaacgtcagtaacagtttattgttgtatctgtaacaattataactgttacaaaagccctgtttttataccttttctccttgtaaacaccttttagagcaatgaaatattattttgagagtgttttcaccatgtggagctaaaccccaacactgggtcgacggaggaagccggacttcatacttgggtgaatttgttttattttctatttgacttttgcacttaattaaaatagaattatgatttgaaaaaattagttattattttattagatgggtcatgcttgcttagatgtttgatgtcccatgcttacgatttataattactgtttggagaatctaccttggcaagaataagagtcgatgttgttttatttgtcgagcgataattgtttgagaatgaataattgaacctattgatatgagtttggccgaatcctagacccagtaactctctattttattcctttaaaattaattttaACAAGTATTAGAGTTCAAATCTTTAAtactacaacaaccacaatcaaaa encodes the following:
- the LOC113312232 gene encoding uncharacterized protein LOC113312232; the protein is MDNLGTLQLTQTWHKYGSCPAGTIPIRRKGKNYNPALLRKHNYPRLSPYKSSVTSRSNDTADDSTEDSGVHEADEYTGTGCYNLLCDGFVHTTSNVSVGCSFSDVSTFNGSQKDVTFSIHKDQSSGHWWVQLQGIPTGYYPSSLFDGLSKEATRVDWGGQIIDRNEERHTSTQMGSGHFPSEGGLKTSSYFNWVQVVDETNMMKDPENVKTYIMNPNCYDLKIDNGNYDTNGYTFYYGGPGYNDICQ